The following proteins come from a genomic window of Campylobacter concisus:
- the nifJ gene encoding pyruvate:ferredoxin (flavodoxin) oxidoreductase, producing MAKIMKTMDGNEAAAHAAYAFTEVAGIYPITPSSPMADYTDMWAAQGKKNLFGMPVKVVEMQSEGGAAGTVHGSLQVGALTTTYTASQGLLLKIPNMYKIAGQLLPGVIHVSARSIAAQALSIFGDHQDIYACRQTGFAMLASGSVQEVMDIAGVAHLAAIKGRVPFLHFFDGFRTSHEIQKVEVLDYAHFDKLLDREALQKFRDEALSPENPKTRGTAQNDDIYFQTRELANRYYDAVPDIVAEYLKEISKITGRDYRPFNYYGDPHATRVVVAMGSVTQTLEEVIDHLRAKGEKVGVLKVHLYRPFSLKYLFDVMPETVEKIAVLDRTKEPGSLGEPLYLDVKAAFYGRKNQPVIVGGRYGLSSKDVDPAQMLAVFENLNLSDPKNGFTVGIEDDVTFTSLKVGEKISLSDASVKECLFYGLGADGTVGANKNSIKIIGDKTDLYAQAYFAYDSKKSGGYTRSHLRFGKNPIRSTYLVSNPHFVACSVAAYLEIYDVIDGIRESGTFLLNSIWDAEQTVAKLPNKVKKILAAKKVNFYIINATKLAREIGLKNRTNTIMQSAFFKLADIIPFADAQKYMKEYAHKAYAKKGEAIVEMNYKAIDMGADGLVKVAVDPSWANLTDDAANEEKYVGDEFIEKIVKPINAARGDSLPVSAFVGFEDGHFKSGTTAYEKRGIGVMVPKWIEENCIQCNQCAFVCPHAVIRPFLIDENELAAAPQTVQDHVLDAKGKEVKGLKYKIQVSPLDCTGCELCAQICPSKEKSLVMVPLAEEMEKNEQENADYLFKKVTYKDDLMSKDSVKGVGFAQPLFEFHGACPGCGETPYIGLVTRLFGDRMIVANATGCSSIYGGSAPSTPYTTNKEGKGVAWANSLFEDNAEFGMGMNVAVETLRHRIEDVMLRTKDAAPNALAALYSDWITHKNDGEKTMQIAKILTPLLEQNLSVPGVKEILELKRYLVKKSQWIIGGDGWAYDIGFGGLDHVLASGENVNVLVLDTEVYSNTGGQSSKSSRTGSIAQFTASGKPMQKKDLGYIAMTYGNIFVAQINSNASQANTIKAIAAAEAYDGPSLVIAYSPCIAHGIKGGMAYSGGQGELATKCGYWPTYVYDPRLIKEGKNPLKMTSKEPDWSLYEEFLLNEVRYNSLKKTNPEHADELLAKNKADAQRRYRQLKRLSLADFSDEVESGTPESAEDASAGTAAE from the coding sequence ATGGCTAAAATAATGAAAACTATGGACGGAAACGAGGCTGCGGCGCACGCGGCTTACGCATTTACCGAGGTTGCGGGCATATACCCGATCACTCCTAGCTCGCCGATGGCTGACTACACCGATATGTGGGCGGCTCAGGGCAAGAAAAATTTATTCGGCATGCCCGTTAAAGTCGTCGAAATGCAAAGCGAAGGCGGAGCTGCGGGCACCGTGCACGGCTCGCTGCAAGTAGGCGCGCTAACTACGACGTACACGGCTTCGCAAGGCCTTTTGCTAAAAATCCCGAATATGTACAAAATCGCAGGCCAGTTACTACCCGGCGTCATCCACGTTAGCGCGCGCTCTATCGCGGCCCAGGCACTTTCTATCTTTGGCGACCATCAGGACATTTATGCCTGTCGCCAGACGGGGTTTGCTATGCTGGCGAGCGGCTCCGTGCAAGAGGTCATGGATATCGCGGGTGTCGCGCATCTAGCGGCGATCAAAGGTCGCGTGCCGTTTTTGCACTTTTTCGACGGGTTTCGTACTAGCCACGAGATACAAAAGGTCGAGGTGCTTGACTACGCGCACTTTGATAAGCTTCTTGACCGCGAGGCGCTACAAAAATTTAGAGACGAGGCGCTAAGCCCTGAAAACCCGAAAACTCGCGGTACGGCGCAAAACGACGACATCTACTTCCAGACGCGCGAGCTAGCTAACCGCTACTACGACGCGGTGCCTGATATCGTGGCCGAGTATCTAAAAGAAATTTCAAAAATCACGGGACGCGATTATAGACCGTTTAATTATTACGGCGATCCGCATGCTACACGCGTCGTGGTCGCGATGGGCTCTGTCACGCAAACTCTAGAAGAAGTGATCGATCACCTACGCGCAAAGGGCGAAAAAGTAGGCGTGCTAAAAGTGCATCTATACCGTCCGTTTAGCCTAAAATACCTCTTTGACGTGATGCCTGAAACGGTAGAAAAGATCGCCGTGCTAGACCGCACCAAAGAGCCGGGAAGCCTAGGCGAGCCGCTATATCTGGACGTCAAGGCGGCGTTTTACGGACGCAAAAATCAGCCCGTGATCGTGGGCGGTCGCTACGGACTAAGCTCAAAAGACGTCGATCCGGCTCAGATGCTAGCCGTCTTTGAAAACTTAAATTTAAGCGATCCCAAAAACGGCTTTACCGTCGGTATCGAGGACGATGTGACCTTTACATCGCTAAAAGTCGGCGAGAAAATTTCGCTAAGCGACGCAAGCGTGAAAGAGTGCCTATTTTACGGCCTTGGTGCGGACGGTACCGTTGGGGCGAATAAAAACTCAATCAAAATCATCGGCGATAAAACCGATCTTTACGCGCAGGCGTATTTTGCCTACGACAGCAAAAAATCAGGCGGCTATACGCGCTCGCACCTGCGTTTCGGTAAAAACCCGATCCGCTCGACCTACCTCGTCTCAAATCCGCATTTCGTAGCCTGCTCGGTCGCGGCGTATCTTGAAATTTACGACGTCATAGACGGCATCCGCGAGAGCGGAACGTTCCTGCTAAACTCGATCTGGGACGCTGAGCAGACGGTCGCTAAACTGCCGAATAAAGTAAAGAAAATTTTGGCCGCTAAAAAGGTAAATTTCTACATCATTAACGCCACGAAGCTAGCTCGCGAGATTGGGCTGAAAAACCGCACGAACACCATAATGCAGTCGGCGTTTTTTAAACTCGCAGACATCATCCCGTTTGCCGACGCGCAAAAATACATGAAAGAGTACGCGCACAAAGCCTATGCTAAAAAAGGCGAAGCGATCGTGGAGATGAACTATAAGGCCATCGATATGGGCGCGGACGGGCTAGTTAAGGTCGCGGTCGACCCTAGCTGGGCAAATTTGACGGATGACGCCGCAAATGAGGAAAAATACGTCGGCGACGAATTTATAGAAAAAATCGTCAAGCCTATCAATGCCGCTAGGGGTGACAGCCTGCCCGTCTCGGCGTTTGTTGGCTTTGAAGACGGACACTTTAAATCAGGCACCACGGCCTACGAAAAACGCGGTATCGGCGTGATGGTGCCTAAATGGATCGAGGAAAATTGTATCCAGTGTAATCAGTGCGCCTTCGTCTGCCCGCACGCGGTGATCAGGCCGTTTCTCATCGACGAAAACGAACTCGCCGCCGCTCCGCAAACCGTGCAAGATCACGTCCTAGACGCCAAAGGCAAAGAGGTAAAAGGGCTAAAATATAAAATCCAAGTAAGCCCTCTAGACTGCACGGGCTGCGAACTGTGCGCTCAAATTTGCCCGAGCAAGGAAAAATCGCTCGTCATGGTACCGCTAGCCGAGGAGATGGAGAAAAACGAGCAGGAAAACGCCGATTATTTATTTAAAAAAGTAACCTACAAAGACGATCTGATGAGCAAAGATAGCGTCAAGGGCGTGGGCTTTGCTCAGCCGCTGTTTGAGTTTCACGGTGCGTGCCCTGGATGCGGCGAGACGCCTTATATCGGGCTTGTTACGAGACTATTTGGCGACCGTATGATCGTAGCAAACGCCACCGGTTGTAGCTCGATCTACGGCGGCAGCGCGCCTTCGACGCCTTATACGACGAACAAAGAGGGCAAGGGCGTAGCGTGGGCGAATTCGCTGTTTGAGGATAATGCGGAGTTTGGTATGGGTATGAACGTCGCGGTAGAGACCCTGCGTCACCGTATCGAGGACGTGATGCTACGCACCAAAGACGCCGCGCCAAATGCCCTAGCCGCGCTATACTCCGACTGGATAACGCACAAAAACGACGGCGAGAAAACGATGCAAATCGCTAAAATTTTAACCCCTCTTTTAGAGCAAAATTTAAGCGTCCCGGGCGTAAAAGAAATTTTAGAGCTAAAAAGATACCTCGTCAAAAAATCCCAGTGGATCATCGGCGGCGACGGCTGGGCCTACGACATCGGCTTTGGCGGTCTTGATCACGTGCTAGCTAGCGGCGAGAACGTAAACGTGCTCGTGCTTGACACCGAGGTCTACTCAAACACCGGCGGCCAAAGCTCAAAATCAAGCCGTACTGGCTCGATAGCACAGTTTACCGCTAGCGGCAAGCCGATGCAGAAAAAAGATCTAGGCTACATCGCGATGACCTACGGAAACATCTTCGTCGCTCAAATCAACTCAAACGCGAGCCAGGCAAACACGATAAAAGCCATCGCCGCAGCCGAAGCCTACGACGGACCTAGCCTCGTGATCGCGTATTCGCCGTGTATCGCGCACGGTATAAAAGGCGGCATGGCCTACTCCGGAGGTCAAGGCGAACTAGCGACCAAGTGCGGCTACTGGCCGACCTACGTCTACGATCCGCGCCTAATCAAAGAGGGC